The Desulfomicrobium orale DSM 12838 genome includes a window with the following:
- a CDS encoding rubrerythrin family protein gives MSKTTENLKAAFAGESQANRKYLAFAKKAEDEGLGQVAKLFRAAAEAETIHAHAHLRLMKGVGDTAANLKDAEAGEVYEFKSMYPDMIADAQAEGEKAAERYFVFANKAEECHANLYAKAAKMMGDLPEVTYHVCGVCGHIHEGEPSENCPICGSAPKVYYAVA, from the coding sequence ATGAGCAAGACCACTGAAAATCTGAAGGCTGCTTTTGCCGGAGAATCTCAAGCCAACCGTAAATATCTGGCATTCGCCAAAAAAGCGGAAGACGAAGGATTGGGCCAAGTGGCCAAGCTGTTCCGGGCCGCGGCGGAAGCGGAAACCATTCATGCCCATGCCCATCTGCGGCTGATGAAGGGTGTCGGAGATACGGCCGCCAATCTGAAGGATGCCGAAGCCGGAGAAGTCTACGAGTTCAAGTCCATGTACCCGGATATGATCGCCGATGCCCAGGCCGAAGGAGAAAAGGCGGCGGAGCGTTATTTCGTTTTCGCCAACAAGGCCGAGGAATGTCATGCCAACCTTTACGCCAAGGCCGCCAAAATGATGGGCGATCTCCCCGAAGTGACCTACCATGTATGCGGCGTCTGCGGACACATCCACGAGGGCGAGCCCTCTGAAAACTGTCCCATCTGCGGTTCCGCGCCCAAGGTTTACTACGCGGTGGCCTGA
- the ffh gene encoding signal recognition particle protein has protein sequence MFDSLSDRLESVFRKLRGHGRLDENNIQEGLREVRMALLEADVNFRVVKEFIERVRERALGQNVLASLTPGQQVVKIVHEELIELLGGESSVLEFKGKPPYVIMMAGLQGSGKTTSSAKLALYLRRQKYTPYLVPADVYRPAAIDQLQKLGAELGIPVYPSTVEMNPVDICVAALREAELKGCSVVLLDTAGRLHIDEPLMQELAGIKEKCRPHEILFVADAMTGQDAVTVAEKFDEALDITGVVLTKMDGDARGGAALSVKAITGKPLKFVGMGEKLSEMEVFHPDRIASRILGMGDVLTLIEKAQSTIDAKEAEALEKKFRKAEFDLEDFRTQMRRIRKLGSLEGIMKLIPGMGQIRKQLQDVQMPEKELSRIESMINSMTMEERRSPKIINTSRKERIARGSGNSVAELNQLLKNFEQMQKMMKKMAGGKMPSMPQGARVPGGLPGGGMPAPSVGRSAADLAKIREKRKKAKKQRRKK, from the coding sequence ATGTTCGACAGCTTGTCCGACCGGCTGGAATCGGTCTTCAGAAAATTGCGCGGGCACGGCCGCCTCGATGAGAACAACATTCAGGAAGGTCTGCGCGAAGTGCGCATGGCTCTTCTGGAAGCCGACGTCAATTTCAGGGTGGTCAAGGAGTTCATCGAGCGGGTCCGGGAACGGGCTCTGGGACAGAATGTGCTGGCGAGTCTCACTCCCGGACAGCAGGTGGTGAAGATCGTTCACGAAGAGCTGATCGAGCTTCTGGGCGGAGAAAGCAGCGTTCTGGAATTCAAGGGCAAGCCGCCTTACGTGATCATGATGGCCGGGTTGCAGGGTTCGGGCAAGACGACATCCTCCGCCAAGCTGGCCCTGTATCTGCGCCGCCAGAAATATACGCCGTATCTGGTCCCGGCGGACGTGTACCGCCCGGCGGCTATCGACCAGTTGCAGAAGCTCGGCGCGGAGCTGGGCATTCCGGTCTATCCGTCCACCGTTGAGATGAACCCGGTGGACATCTGCGTCGCGGCCCTGCGTGAAGCCGAGCTCAAAGGCTGCTCGGTGGTGCTGCTGGACACCGCCGGGCGTCTGCATATCGACGAGCCTTTGATGCAGGAACTCGCCGGCATCAAAGAAAAATGCCGGCCACATGAGATTCTGTTCGTGGCCGACGCCATGACGGGTCAGGACGCCGTGACCGTGGCCGAGAAATTCGACGAAGCCTTGGACATCACCGGCGTGGTGCTGACCAAGATGGACGGCGACGCCCGCGGCGGCGCGGCCCTGTCGGTGAAGGCCATTACGGGCAAGCCTCTCAAATTTGTGGGTATGGGCGAGAAGCTGAGCGAGATGGAGGTTTTCCATCCGGACCGCATTGCCTCCCGCATTCTGGGCATGGGCGATGTGCTCACACTCATCGAGAAGGCGCAGTCTACCATTGATGCCAAGGAAGCCGAAGCCCTGGAGAAGAAATTCCGCAAGGCGGAGTTCGACCTTGAGGACTTCCGCACGCAGATGCGTCGCATCAGAAAGCTTGGTTCCCTCGAGGGCATCATGAAGCTCATTCCCGGCATGGGGCAGATCCGCAAACAGCTGCAGGATGTGCAGATGCCGGAGAAGGAGCTGTCCCGGATCGAGTCCATGATCAATTCCATGACCATGGAGGAGCGGCGCAGTCCGAAGATTATCAATACGAGCCGCAAGGAGCGTATTGCCCGGGGCAGTGGCAACAGCGTGGCGGAGCTCAATCAGCTGCTCAAGAATTTCGAGCAGATGCAGAAGATGATGAAGAAAATGGCCGGAGGAAAGATGCCGTCCATGCCCCAGGGCGCACGCGTGCCGGGAGGGCTGCCCGGGGGGGGCATGCCCGCTCCATCCGTCGGCCGGTCGGCCGCGGATCTGGCCAAGATCAGGGAAAAGCGCAAGAAGGCCAAGAAACAACGCAGGAAAAAATAG
- the rpsP gene encoding 30S ribosomal protein S16: MALKLRLTRMGSKKKPFYRIVAVNSESRRDGRALDYVGYYNPMTKPADIKIDQEKIRIWMERGAHPSDTVRSLLKQAGFAG, encoded by the coding sequence ATGGCTTTGAAACTCAGACTGACCCGCATGGGCTCCAAGAAGAAACCGTTCTACCGTATCGTGGCCGTGAACAGCGAGTCCCGCCGCGACGGCCGGGCTCTCGATTATGTCGGGTACTACAACCCCATGACCAAGCCCGCCGACATCAAGATCGATCAGGAAAAGATCAGGATCTGGATGGAGCGGGGCGCGCACCCCTCGGATACCGTCCGTTCCCTGCTCAAGCAGGCAGGCTTTGCCGGTTAG
- a CDS encoding KH domain-containing protein: MPKELIEYIARSLVDDPDEVLVTETPGEQAAVIELKVAKEDLGKVIGKQGRTARAMRTLLSAARAGAGKRLVLEILE; encoded by the coding sequence ATGCCCAAGGAGCTGATTGAATACATCGCCAGATCCCTGGTGGACGACCCGGATGAGGTGCTTGTCACCGAGACTCCCGGCGAACAGGCTGCTGTGATCGAACTCAAGGTCGCCAAGGAGGACCTGGGCAAGGTCATCGGCAAGCAGGGCCGTACGGCCAGGGCCATGCGTACCTTGCTGAGTGCGGCCAGGGCCGGAGCAGGGAAGCGCTTGGTGCTGGAGATTCTGGAATAG
- the rimM gene encoding ribosome maturation factor RimM (Essential for efficient processing of 16S rRNA): MSGPRREPARLVQVGRVLKPHGLRGELCVEIHAGSPFLFEGISRVYLELPGKKARPCVLEAWRPHRERVLILVDRCQGRDQAETLRGALVLVRERDLPDTDEDGLCPEDILGLPVVRPDGCRIGVLEDMRDMAGQEIWFVRDEAGNEILLPAVEEIVVEIDLGQGLIRVDPPDGLVELYQNQNG; encoded by the coding sequence ATGTCCGGTCCGCGCCGGGAGCCGGCCCGGCTGGTGCAGGTGGGCCGGGTGCTCAAGCCTCACGGTCTCAGGGGGGAGCTTTGCGTAGAAATCCACGCGGGCTCCCCGTTCCTCTTTGAGGGGATTTCACGCGTCTATCTGGAGCTTCCCGGCAAGAAAGCCAGACCATGTGTTCTTGAGGCCTGGAGGCCGCACCGGGAACGCGTGTTGATACTGGTGGACCGCTGTCAGGGCAGGGATCAGGCCGAAACGTTGCGAGGGGCTCTGGTCCTGGTGCGCGAGCGTGATCTGCCCGACACGGATGAAGACGGACTTTGTCCCGAGGATATTCTGGGACTGCCGGTGGTCCGCCCCGACGGCTGCCGGATAGGCGTACTGGAAGACATGCGGGACATGGCGGGGCAGGAAATCTGGTTCGTACGCGACGAAGCAGGAAATGAAATCCTGCTGCCCGCAGTGGAGGAGATCGTGGTGGAAATCGATCTGGGGCAGGGGCTGATCAGGGTGGACCCGCCCGACGGTCTGGTCGAGCTGTATCAGAATCAGAACGGATAG
- the trmD gene encoding tRNA (guanosine(37)-N1)-methyltransferase TrmD translates to MRFSIISIFPEFFESPLSCGLLSKAVDKGLISFQFINPRHYSTDKHHNVDDRPYGGGPGMVMAVEPLRRALETLPPSVRILMLNPKGRPLTQKLARELAAEEELALLCGRYEGVDARLEELCAVEPVSVGDFVLNGGESGALCLIEAVSRLVPDFMGRDESADEESFSSGLLEYPHYTRPEEYEGLAVPEVLSSGHHGRIAVWRREKSLEATLALRPDMLDTALLTDQDIRHLRSIERVRPGRNLYVALVHYPVENKRGETITTSLTNLDLHDIARVSRTYGLGGYYLCTPLADQREMARTLIGHWKDGFGATANPDRSDALGRVRVTGLLEEAIADIESRTGLRPKVVVTSAKAGDMTCSQVVEWLEAFPVLLVLGTGHGLGREVLAAADGALRAIRFLDGYNHLSVRSAASIMVDRLLGDTG, encoded by the coding sequence ATGCGGTTTTCCATCATCAGTATTTTCCCGGAATTTTTCGAGTCCCCCTTATCCTGCGGTCTGTTGTCCAAAGCCGTGGACAAGGGGCTGATCAGCTTTCAGTTCATCAATCCGCGTCATTATTCCACGGACAAGCACCATAATGTGGATGACCGCCCTTACGGCGGCGGACCGGGAATGGTTATGGCCGTGGAGCCGCTGCGCCGGGCTCTGGAAACGCTGCCCCCGTCGGTGCGCATCCTCATGCTGAATCCCAAGGGCCGTCCTCTGACCCAGAAACTGGCCAGGGAACTGGCTGCGGAAGAGGAACTGGCGCTTTTATGCGGGCGCTACGAAGGTGTGGACGCCCGGCTGGAGGAACTGTGCGCCGTGGAGCCCGTTTCCGTGGGGGATTTCGTCCTGAACGGAGGAGAAAGCGGCGCTCTGTGTCTGATAGAGGCCGTGAGTCGTCTGGTGCCGGACTTCATGGGCCGGGACGAAAGCGCGGACGAGGAGAGCTTCAGCTCCGGACTGCTGGAATACCCGCACTACACCAGACCCGAAGAATACGAGGGCTTGGCTGTGCCCGAAGTGCTGTCTTCGGGACACCATGGGCGGATCGCGGTCTGGCGGCGGGAGAAAAGCCTGGAAGCCACGCTGGCCCTGCGGCCGGACATGCTGGACACCGCACTTCTGACCGACCAGGATATCCGCCATCTGCGGAGCATCGAGCGTGTCCGCCCGGGGCGGAATCTGTATGTGGCTCTGGTGCACTATCCGGTGGAGAACAAGCGGGGAGAGACCATTACAACCTCTTTGACAAATCTGGACCTCCACGATATTGCGCGCGTTTCGCGTACCTATGGACTTGGCGGCTACTATCTGTGTACGCCCCTTGCCGATCAGCGGGAAATGGCCCGGACATTGATCGGCCATTGGAAGGACGGCTTCGGAGCCACCGCCAATCCCGACCGGAGTGACGCGCTGGGCCGGGTGCGGGTGACCGGCCTTCTGGAGGAAGCTATCGCGGACATCGAGTCCCGGACAGGACTGCGGCCCAAGGTGGTGGTCACCAGCGCCAAGGCCGGAGATATGACCTGCAGCCAGGTCGTGGAATGGCTCGAAGCGTTTCCGGTGCTTTTGGTGCTGGGCACGGGCCATGGGCTGGGGCGGGAAGTGCTGGCCGCCGCTGACGGGGCCTTGCGGGCCATACGCTTTCTGGATGGGTATAATCATCTTTCCGTCCGCTCGGCGGCTTCCATCATGGTGGACCGGCTTCTTGGCGACACGGGCTGA
- the rplS gene encoding 50S ribosomal protein L19, with translation MNIIEKINSEQLRADIPAFKAGDTIKVHARIVEGEKERIQVFQGVVLRRKRGTTDSTFIVRKMSDGVGVERIFPLHSPSIDHIEVVSEGVVRQSRIYYLRRLKGKAARIKAKKTW, from the coding sequence ATGAACATCATAGAGAAAATCAACAGCGAACAGCTGCGTGCCGACATCCCCGCCTTCAAGGCCGGGGATACCATCAAGGTGCACGCCCGGATCGTCGAGGGCGAGAAGGAGCGCATTCAGGTTTTTCAGGGTGTTGTCCTGCGGCGCAAGCGCGGCACTACGGACAGCACGTTCATCGTGCGCAAGATGTCCGACGGCGTGGGCGTGGAGCGTATTTTCCCGCTGCACTCTCCGTCCATCGACCATATCGAGGTTGTTTCTGAAGGCGTTGTGCGCCAGAGCCGCATTTACTATCTCCGTCGGCTCAAGGGTAAGGCCGCCCGTATCAAGGCCAAGAAAACCTGGTAG
- a CDS encoding ribonuclease HII has translation MAILPEGIGWSQVAGVDEAGRGCLAGPVVAAAVILPSGFELPGLTDSKKLSPARREHFAQIIKAQALSWALGFSWPGEIDRINILQATLRAMARAEEVLSMRPDFVLVDGNQVFPSGTPKRAVIGGDALYSCISAASVLAKTFRDRLMFHMDARYPGYDLGRHKGYGTRRHFEALARLGPSPAHRVSFRGVISGRTEKELCLPGI, from the coding sequence GTGGCGATCCTGCCGGAGGGCATTGGTTGGTCTCAGGTGGCCGGGGTGGACGAAGCCGGTCGAGGATGTCTGGCCGGGCCGGTAGTGGCTGCCGCGGTTATTCTGCCTTCCGGGTTCGAGCTTCCTGGTCTGACGGATTCCAAAAAGCTTTCCCCTGCCCGCCGCGAGCATTTCGCACAAATTATCAAGGCCCAGGCATTGTCCTGGGCCTTGGGTTTTTCCTGGCCCGGAGAAATCGACCGGATCAACATTCTTCAGGCGACTCTCCGGGCCATGGCCAGAGCTGAAGAGGTCTTGTCCATGCGTCCTGATTTTGTTCTTGTGGATGGCAACCAGGTTTTTCCTTCCGGCACGCCCAAGAGGGCGGTGATCGGCGGTGATGCTCTGTATTCCTGTATTTCGGCCGCTTCGGTCCTGGCCAAGACTTTCCGGGACCGGCTTATGTTTCATATGGACGCGCGCTATCCGGGCTATGACTTGGGCAGGCACAAAGGGTACGGCACCCGGCGGCATTTTGAAGCTTTGGCCCGTTTGGGGCCCAGCCCGGCGCACCGGGTGAGTTTTCGCGGTGTGATCTCTGGCCGTACAGAAAAGGAATTATGCCTGCCCGGCATCTGA
- a CDS encoding YraN family protein: MPARHLTTGQTGEDLAAAFLTEKGMRVVERNFRCAAGEIDLICRSGELLIFVEVKTRSGTVFGTPGEAVSRAKAARLARAASAYLSRDGLWSRPCRFDLVTVVLGRDGAELEHWEDVIDARDCLDSGHASWQPW; encoded by the coding sequence ATGCCTGCCCGGCATCTGACGACCGGACAGACCGGGGAGGATTTGGCCGCTGCATTCCTGACCGAAAAGGGCATGCGGGTGGTGGAGAGGAATTTCCGTTGTGCGGCCGGAGAGATCGATCTCATCTGCCGGAGTGGAGAGCTTCTGATCTTCGTGGAGGTCAAGACCCGTTCGGGCACGGTTTTCGGAACGCCCGGAGAGGCCGTGAGCCGGGCCAAGGCCGCCCGCCTGGCTCGGGCCGCCTCGGCGTATCTGAGCCGGGACGGATTGTGGTCGCGGCCGTGCCGTTTCGATCTGGTAACCGTCGTTCTCGGCCGTGACGGCGCGGAGCTGGAACATTGGGAGGATGTCATCGATGCGCGGGACTGTCTGGATAGTGGCCACGCCTCTTGGCAACCTTGGTGA
- the rsmI gene encoding 16S rRNA (cytidine(1402)-2'-O)-methyltransferase: protein MSSMRGTVWIVATPLGNLGDLSPRARETLERVGVVLSEDTRRTGQLLQLAGISGKRLLSLHEHNEEERLGEVLDLLAAGTDAAVVSDAGTPLIADPGYRLVAACRERGLTVSPVPGPCAPIAALMGSGLPPYPFVFLGFLPRREGEIRALFRQYAALQATLVFFERKNRVARALEVAASVLGERDFCLARELTKKHEQFINGRLGEPLAESDGLRGELTVVIGPPRAAASSREEVEGLVRDMAGQGLSPRDMARTIRGRTTGWTAKDIYALVLERGAK from the coding sequence ATGTCATCGATGCGCGGGACTGTCTGGATAGTGGCCACGCCTCTTGGCAACCTTGGTGACCTGTCCCCCCGGGCGCGGGAAACTCTGGAACGGGTCGGAGTGGTACTGTCCGAAGACACCCGGCGGACCGGCCAGCTGCTGCAACTGGCCGGCATTTCCGGCAAACGCCTGCTCAGTCTGCACGAACACAACGAAGAAGAACGGCTGGGCGAGGTGCTGGATTTGCTTGCGGCCGGAACGGACGCAGCGGTGGTGTCCGACGCGGGCACGCCGCTCATCGCCGATCCCGGGTACCGGCTTGTGGCCGCCTGCCGGGAACGCGGTCTGACGGTATCCCCTGTGCCCGGCCCCTGCGCGCCCATCGCGGCCCTCATGGGCAGCGGCCTGCCACCTTATCCTTTTGTTTTTCTCGGATTTCTTCCACGCCGGGAAGGCGAAATCCGGGCTCTTTTCCGGCAGTACGCAGCTCTTCAGGCCACTTTGGTATTCTTCGAGCGCAAGAACCGTGTCGCCCGGGCTCTGGAGGTGGCGGCGAGCGTGCTCGGAGAGAGGGATTTTTGTCTGGCCCGGGAATTGACCAAGAAACATGAGCAGTTTATCAACGGACGCCTTGGTGAACCGCTTGCGGAGTCTGACGGTTTGCGGGGCGAACTGACCGTGGTGATCGGCCCTCCGCGAGCCGCCGCATCGTCCCGGGAGGAAGTGGAAGGACTGGTCCGGGATATGGCCGGACAGGGGCTTTCGCCGCGGGACATGGCCCGGACGATCCGCGGCCGGACAACAGGCTGGACGGCCAAAGACATCTATGCGCTCGTGTTGGAGCGGGGAGCGAAATAG
- a CDS encoding PTS system mannose/fructose/sorbose family transporter subunit IID: MDVRTLLRIFLRTYLVGATFNTKGMQNVGLAYIMDPALQALFGHDPGALQRARGRYLKHYNTHPFWTPLLAGIFLSMEKKIAQGLLTPKVLPALRSTTVYTLSALGDSFFGGSFLVTWSLVGVNLAVTGHLWLLGCWLAVCLAGLQIFKAYTFARGYAQGLAFLQRLKSWNLIDWGQRLKMVNGVLTAIFLLRVVSSGGFHQLVWALGVCLLAAASSWHTRDRIMLLMVLFFCALLAPWDGISVFVGM, translated from the coding sequence GTGGATGTCCGAACCCTGCTGCGTATTTTCCTGCGCACTTATCTGGTCGGCGCGACATTCAACACCAAAGGCATGCAGAACGTGGGCCTGGCCTATATCATGGACCCCGCTCTGCAGGCCCTGTTCGGGCACGATCCGGGCGCATTGCAGCGGGCCAGGGGCAGGTATCTGAAGCATTACAATACCCACCCCTTCTGGACGCCCCTTCTGGCGGGCATTTTTTTGTCCATGGAGAAGAAGATCGCGCAGGGCCTGCTGACACCCAAAGTGCTGCCGGCCCTGCGTTCCACCACGGTGTATACGCTGTCCGCCTTGGGGGATTCCTTTTTCGGAGGCAGTTTTCTGGTCACCTGGTCTCTGGTGGGCGTGAATCTGGCCGTCACGGGGCATCTCTGGCTGCTCGGCTGTTGGCTGGCCGTTTGCCTTGCGGGCCTGCAGATCTTCAAGGCATACACTTTTGCCAGAGGGTATGCTCAGGGGCTTGCTTTTCTGCAGCGCCTGAAGTCCTGGAATCTCATTGACTGGGGGCAGCGCCTGAAGATGGTCAATGGGGTGTTGACAGCTATTTTTCTGTTACGGGTCGTTTCGTCCGGCGGATTCCATCAACTGGTCTGGGCATTGGGAGTCTGTCTGCTGGCCGCGGCCAGTTCCTGGCATACAAGGGACCGGATCATGCTGCTGATGGTGCTTTTTTTCTGCGCTCTGCTGGCGCCCTGGGACGGCATCTCTGTTTTTGTCGGTATGTAA
- a CDS encoding HPr family phosphocarrier protein has product MEEIQEKIIRVGNTLGIHARPAGKISQEAQRYESAVSIHSKDGEADAKSILDILALAAPQGAELTLRAQGPDAKEAVRALSDLFADMFGEKN; this is encoded by the coding sequence ATGGAAGAAATACAGGAAAAGATCATCCGGGTCGGCAACACTCTGGGCATCCATGCCCGGCCCGCAGGAAAGATATCTCAGGAGGCCCAGCGCTACGAGTCCGCCGTGAGCATTCATTCCAAAGATGGGGAGGCTGATGCCAAATCCATTCTGGATATCCTGGCCCTGGCCGCGCCGCAGGGCGCGGAGCTGACCCTGCGGGCTCAGGGGCCGGATGCGAAAGAGGCGGTACGGGCTCTGAGCGATCTGTTTGCGGACATGTTCGGTGAGAAGAACTGA
- the ptsP gene encoding phosphoenolpyruvate--protein phosphotransferase, which translates to MASRIFFGIPVSAGVAIGRTYCLNRNHFSGVERHAVPEVGIPVETARLDRAFDAACRELEHTLSCVPDDLQDHSAIIASHLMMLKDRKFRQRALDHVAVGINAEWALERAVSDVQDVFAAIADDYLRQRMQDVRQVAERVLGKLAGGDGNGRAITHRSILLAHDLTPADTIELDVNKIMAFATTQGGKTSHAGILARSLRIPAVVGVDGLDGEHPEGEIIILDGFHGRVILDPDEEELARYTELQTQFENYHAAIMRSCHLPAETLDGFRMQVLANIELLEEVVAVNDNGGEGIGLYRSEYSYLNRMDMPTEGELTEIYVDMASLVFPRKLVIRTLDVGADKLMRTQNVPEGNPALGLRAIRYCLKHREIFRTQLRAILRAGVAGNVSVMFPMISGLQELVEVKKFYREVQRELFAEGTPFREDMPLGIMVEVPSAVITADFLAREVDFFSIGTNDLIQYSLGIDRTNKDVSYLYQPLHPAVVRSVKWVVDAAHRAGIEVCLCGEMAGDPFCVPVLMGMQVDSISLGPQAIPGIKRIVRQTSVEECDELLKQVMASQSVARNNKLVREMIFRRFPEELMFYSSLAEE; encoded by the coding sequence ATGGCTTCGCGCATCTTCTTCGGCATCCCCGTGTCGGCGGGAGTGGCCATCGGGCGGACCTACTGCCTGAACAGAAATCATTTTTCGGGTGTTGAGCGTCACGCCGTGCCCGAGGTCGGCATCCCCGTGGAAACGGCCCGGCTCGACCGCGCTTTCGACGCCGCCTGCCGGGAACTGGAACATACTCTGTCCTGCGTCCCAGACGATCTTCAGGACCATTCAGCCATAATCGCCTCGCATCTGATGATGCTGAAGGACCGCAAGTTCCGCCAGCGGGCTCTGGATCATGTCGCCGTTGGAATCAACGCCGAATGGGCTCTGGAACGGGCGGTAAGTGACGTGCAGGATGTGTTCGCGGCCATTGCCGACGATTATCTGCGCCAGCGCATGCAGGATGTGCGGCAGGTGGCCGAACGGGTGCTGGGCAAACTGGCCGGCGGTGATGGAAACGGACGGGCCATTACTCACCGGTCCATTCTCCTGGCCCATGACCTCACTCCGGCCGACACCATCGAGCTTGACGTCAACAAGATCATGGCCTTCGCCACGACCCAGGGCGGTAAAACCTCCCATGCGGGCATCCTGGCCCGGTCCCTGAGGATTCCGGCCGTGGTCGGCGTGGACGGCCTGGACGGGGAACATCCCGAAGGCGAGATCATCATTCTGGACGGCTTTCACGGGCGCGTCATTCTGGACCCGGACGAGGAAGAGCTGGCCCGCTACACGGAGCTCCAGACGCAGTTCGAGAACTATCACGCCGCCATCATGCGCTCCTGCCATCTGCCGGCGGAAACCCTCGACGGTTTCCGGATGCAGGTGCTGGCCAACATCGAGCTGCTCGAGGAAGTCGTGGCCGTGAACGACAACGGCGGCGAGGGTATCGGCCTGTACCGGTCGGAATACAGCTACCTGAACCGGATGGACATGCCCACCGAGGGGGAACTGACCGAGATTTATGTGGACATGGCCTCTCTGGTGTTTCCCAGAAAGCTGGTCATCCGCACTCTGGATGTGGGCGCGGACAAGCTCATGCGCACTCAGAACGTGCCCGAGGGAAACCCCGCTCTGGGGCTTCGGGCCATCCGCTACTGTCTGAAGCATCGCGAGATCTTCAGAACGCAGCTTCGGGCCATTTTGCGGGCCGGGGTGGCCGGGAACGTGTCCGTCATGTTTCCCATGATTTCCGGGCTGCAGGAACTGGTGGAGGTGAAGAAGTTCTACCGCGAGGTGCAGCGGGAGCTGTTCGCCGAAGGCACGCCCTTCCGCGAGGACATGCCCCTGGGCATCATGGTGGAGGTGCCCAGCGCGGTGATCACGGCGGACTTTCTGGCCCGCGAGGTGGATTTCTTCAGTATCGGGACCAATGACCTCATTCAGTATTCCTTGGGCATCGACCGTACCAACAAGGATGTGTCCTATCTGTATCAGCCGCTGCATCCGGCCGTTGTCAGGTCCGTGAAATGGGTGGTCGACGCGGCCCACCGCGCCGGAATCGAAGTGTGCCTGTGTGGGGAAATGGCCGGGGATCCCTTTTGCGTGCCTGTGCTCATGGGCATGCAGGTGGACTCCATAAGCCTCGGCCCGCAGGCCATCCCCGGCATCAAGCGCATTGTCCGCCAGACCTCCGTGGAGGAGTGCGACGAACTGCTGAAGCAGGTCATGGCCAGCCAGTCCGTGGCCCGCAACAACAAGCTCGTCCGGGAAATGATCTTCCGCCGTTTTCCCGAAGAACTCATGTTCTATTCCTCCCTTGCGGAAGAATAG
- the smpB gene encoding SsrA-binding protein SmpB encodes MARPTGIKIIAANRKARHFYELLEFIEAGIVLTGSEVKSLREGRVNFMDGYARVTDGEAFLSGVHISPYANAGYAQHDPDRERKLLMHRREIAGLKAKMEQKGLTLVPTKLYFKDGKIKIELALAKGKKIHDRREDLKQRAVNRDTERELNRY; translated from the coding sequence ATGGCCAGACCCACGGGAATCAAGATCATCGCGGCCAACCGCAAGGCCCGCCATTTTTACGAGCTTCTGGAGTTCATTGAAGCCGGAATAGTGCTCACGGGTTCCGAGGTGAAGTCCCTACGTGAGGGCCGCGTCAATTTCATGGACGGCTACGCGCGGGTCACGGACGGCGAGGCGTTTCTGTCCGGAGTGCACATTTCGCCGTACGCCAATGCGGGATACGCCCAGCACGATCCGGACCGGGAACGCAAGCTGCTCATGCATCGCCGTGAAATTGCCGGTCTGAAGGCCAAGATGGAACAGAAAGGGCTGACTCTGGTGCCCACCAAGCTGTATTTCAAGGACGGCAAGATCAAGATCGAGCTGGCTCTGGCCAAGGGCAAGAAAATCCACGACCGGCGCGAAGATCTGAAACAGCGGGCCGTGAACCGGGACACGGAACGGGAGCTGAACAGATATTAG
- a CDS encoding cysteine hydrolase family protein, translated as MPHEALLIIDMQNDFAMPGGACEVPGAHATIPVIRRVLARFREAGRPVFHVVREYRPDGVDVESSRLEALRKKPMVAPGSPGARIVPGLEPVDGEYRVVKQRFSAFMFTELDLMLRRRGVTRLIVTGTQLPFCLRATLFDGLSLGYDMVLLTDASSSRAPEIHEANIRDIRDAGMTCLTVDEYLSGL; from the coding sequence ATGCCGCACGAGGCCCTGCTTATCATCGACATGCAGAATGACTTCGCCATGCCCGGAGGAGCCTGCGAAGTGCCCGGAGCCCACGCCACCATCCCCGTCATCCGCCGGGTGCTGGCCAGATTCCGGGAAGCCGGGCGGCCCGTCTTTCATGTTGTGCGCGAATACCGGCCCGACGGTGTGGATGTGGAAAGCTCCCGGCTGGAGGCTCTGCGGAAGAAGCCCATGGTCGCACCCGGCAGCCCCGGAGCACGCATCGTGCCGGGGCTCGAACCCGTGGACGGGGAATACCGCGTGGTCAAACAGCGCTTCAGCGCCTTCATGTTCACGGAACTGGATCTGATGCTGCGCCGAAGGGGCGTCACCCGCCTGATCGTCACGGGCACGCAGCTTCCCTTCTGCCTGCGCGCCACCCTCTTCGACGGTCTGAGTCTGGGCTACGACATGGTCCTGCTCACGGACGCATCCTCTTCCCGCGCGCCGGAAATCCACGAAGCCAACATCCGGGATATCCGCGACGCGGGCATGACCTGCCTGACCGTAGATGAATATCTGAGCGGCCTGTAG